The sequence TGTATTTGAGTTTGAGGTGGGGTGGGGGGTTAGGGCCACCTTCAGCTTGTAAGTACCTCCGCCTCTGCATGCGATGatatttaaaactttttaaattatacatgaaataaattatcTCTTTTATTCAATGATAATTAtctctttcatatatatatttaataatataagaaGTAATTACgtgtaactaaaaaaaattaaatagtctTTCTTGTTTATTTAGACATCATTTTACCTTATTGTGATTCTTCTTTCATTGATGAAATGAGTCATCTTTTGTAATTTGTTATCTCTATATACCCTACcggatattaaaaataaaatatttcatatttagaagaaaataaaagaaaaaaataattacttgtTAATTCATATATCACAAACGAAAACAAATCAACTTTAGGGCGTgcctttaattatattaaatcctctttatttttggtgtatggatcaattacaaaataatatttaagttgtattataatcaaaacaaaaaaaaaaaatagatcttATAATCCAAACACACATTAATAAAGTCTAATATAGATATTCTTagagaaataaaaatttgataACAATGACTACTTATATTACTtgaaacacacatatatataatcatataaaataataaaccaccaaaaaaatattcaaatataaGTTATAGTCAAtcagttaaaaataaaatagaaacccctattgcaactagtgttgtaacctaaatcgcaacaaaaaaaatcgtatagaaactcctattgtaactagcgctgcaaccactttagaaacccaaaccgtaaatttgaaaaaaaaaaaaattaaaaaacagtaTTTAGGGTAATTcccctaaaaataattatacaaatttactaataattgatttaatattaatgtataacaatataaaaatatattacataattgatcaAAAATGTATTACATAATTGATCAAATATATAATGAATTTAATAATAGTTACAAACACTACAACAAAAATGGTTTTTTTCGACATTTTTAAACAGTCGTTTAAAGTATTCCTATCTGTTACTATGACCGTCGCCTATATGACCGTCGCAAAACGGGTAAAATAGGCGACGGTTAAAAACTGTCGCTAATGTGGActtcccgacggtttaaaactgtcACCTATAACAGAGTATCAGTAAAAATTATCGCCTATAGTATAGGGCACAGTTTAAAACCGTTGCCTATACCCTGTTATAGGTGACAGTTTTAAACCGTCAGGAatataaaaaagagaaaaaaatataaatttttttgccATTAATGGCAGAAAAATCTGTATTTTTCCCCATTTTTTCCtacattagttttataattttatctaaattaaaataaaacaactaattaattttgttacaataacaactaacttCAAAACACATTAAAtgtatacaataaaaataaatatataataaataaaaaaagtatataaataaataaatgtatttatatcGAGCTCGGAGTGAGAGAAATAGAGAGAGTGAGACAGACGAGAGGCAGTGGTAGTCCGACATATGAGACGGAGATGAGAGGGACACCGACGGGAGGTGGTGGTAGTCTGATGTATGTAACGTAGAGCAGAGGGAGACTGACAGAAGGAAGGGTGGGTGGAGATCGATGGACGAGAGagacaagaagaaagggagatcAAGAGAGGGAGGAAGACGGTAAGAGAAGAGGGCGATGGTGAGGAGGCGTGGGTGGGGTTTTGGAGAGTTAAGATTTTCATTTTAGGGTATGGgaaatagagaaaaaataagTGGGTATGTGAGAAATAAAAAAAGGTAGGTGGACATGTAAGAAATGTGGCGAGAAATAAAAGATTTAcataattttaagtatttaaatttctttatataaaacatttacataatttttatttttaaatatatatagcaatattataaaattaataaaaaatattctgttaattaataatattattttttagttgagtTATACGACAcaatgagattttttttaatgattttttgtttattttttatcttatatttagttaaaaaaaataaaaaattagagaatATTTAGGgtgctaaatatttttttaattaattaatcaattaatatttatgaacataataaaaaattgaaaaaatgagaaaaaagatAGTAGTACTATTTAGAGCGATTTAAGACTTCCACGGTCATCACTTCTTAtatttcttatttatatatatatttatatattgatatatagattttttgctgtgtatttttgtttataaatttttttagaacaatttaaacataaaaattgaagtataaatttaattttaaaaaaataaaggtaaATGTTGTAACCATTTTTATTTCTTGTTTTGTAATTTAAATGAGGGGAAAAAAAGTAAAGTGGGATTGAGGCAAAAACAAGTGgccagaaaaaataaattaatataatgaaGAATAGTACAAAATGTACATTATTAAAACATACATTGAAAATTCTTttcaatggaaaaaaaaaatcatatatttaaatagattataaaaataatttatttcttttagTGGTATTATCAACCTTCTATTGCAACTTTTTACTCACTCTCCGTGCCTGAAAATACatgtaagaatttttttttttcaatttattttttcatggcAGTGTTTCTTATACTTACAATATTATTCttgtaattttttgaaaaatttcaaatagtttaaagtatcaaaaatacatttgaaattttttaacaaGCATGGTAAATTAGAATATCGGAAATTCTGTTTTCAGTGGTAttgtaaactatttaaaaatttttaaaaatttataggaATAATACCATAACATAACGAATaccactataattttttttatttattttcttagaaaaatattcTGATATGTGACTTTAAACGTAGAAGTTGTACTATAAAGTTGTAATTAACACTtatctttaaatttttaatcttACTTTAAATGTTAAAAGATAAAATTAGgtttaccaaaaataaaaatatttttacttttcattgaATTCTATAAAGATGTGGTATTGAGCGCGCTCTTGGGCTGAACACGGTAGTGGGTAACATTAATTACTTGGAGCTCCCGTTGTTTCGGAACCGTAATAAATATGCAGAGTTCAATTTCATTCTCGATAACCTTGTATCAAAACTGCATGGGTGGAAGTTGAAATCCTTGTCTAAAGCTGGTCGTGCTACTTTGATAAAATCGGTGGGGCTTTCTTTACCAGTCTATGCTATGCAAACTACGAAGTTATCCAAGAAACTTACAGCTAAAATCGATGGCATGGTTAGAGATTTTTGGTGGGGCTGCGAGCAAGGCAACCGTGGTATCTACTTAAAGGCATGGGATCAATTGTATCTTCCTAAGTCTCGTGGTGGGCTTAGATTCAGGAGAACTTTGGAAATGAATTAGGCCTTTCTTGCTAAATAGAGTTGGGCTCTCCTTACTGAGGACCAATCTTTGTGTTGTAAGGTTTTAAGTGCTAAGTATCTAAAAGGTAGACCTTTCTTGAAGTGTTCGTCGAAGAACTCGGATTCGTGGTTCTGGAAGAATGTTGTGAAGTCGAGAGAAATTCTTATGAAAGGAGCTTGTAAACTCATATCGGATGGACATGATACAAACATTTGGGAAGATATGTAGGTTATTCATGGTCGGGACGTCTATCCTCATCCTATTAACAGGCGACGTGAGGGATTGGAGAAAGTAACAGATTTACTGACAGACAATGGCAATTGGGATGTTGCCAAACTCCTAAACATGTTTAACCTGGAGACAACCAATAGTATCATTGAAGGCGGTAGGCCTAGGGGTTAAGGTAGTGATAAGTGGATTTGGACTAAGGAATCAAATGGTCATTTTCTACTAAATCTGCCTATCTAGCTCAGGCATTGGATCGTGCTCCTCCTAGTGACGTTGCTCCCACTTTATGGAATAAACTTTGGAACTCTAGAATCTTAGAGCGTCACAAGGTCCTTTGGTGGAATATTCTCTCAAATGCCTTACCTATTAGGGCCGCTCTTGCTAGAAGGATGCATATTGAGGATGTGTCTTGCCCTATTTGTGGTGAGGGAGAGGAAATAATGGAACATCTTTTCCTCTATTGCAACCTTGCTTTTTACCTCTGAAGGTCCTCCCCCTGGGGTGTGATGCCAGTGCGAAATTCTGGGGCCCGAATGTGGGATTGGGTCAAATTCCTATGGAGCCTGAAGGAAAAAGGGGTGGAGATCCAAGATTTGTTTCTGTATGCTTCAATTGTAGTGGATACAATATGGAAAACCCGTAACGAGACAATTCACAATAATTCTATATGTAATATTAAGCATTGTATTGACTCTATTTCTATATGTTACGCAGATTTTAGTTCTTGTCTGTTTCCTTCGCCGATGACAGTTGTGACTCCTATTTGGTCTCCCACTCTAGAAGATTGGGTCAAAATCAACAGTGACGTTAAAATTGGTTGTGACTCAATGTGCGTGTTGGCTTTGGCTAGAGACCACACAGAGTCAGTTTTGTGGGTGGCTATCAACATGCTCAACTTCTCTGACCCACTCATTGGAGAAGCAACGACCTATTTGTTAGCCCTAGAATCAGCGATCCTTTGGAAGCATTCGTTTGTGATAATTGAGAGTGATTCTGAGACGTTGAAGGGGACTTGTTCTATTTGGAGTAATGGTAACTACGTGCTTCAATGTAAAAATCTTTCAAACCTTTTGATCAGTTGTAAATTTTCGTTTATTTCTAGACTGTGTAATTTTgcggcccataatgtggctaagtgGGCTTTTGCCAATAATGTAACTGGTATGGTCGATCGGTCTTCCATACCAGATAAATTATTATGTAATGACCATGAAATTTAACGTTTTcgagttttaatatatctacgcattttatttaaaaaaaaattgtataaaaagaacaatatacttcatattagaaaaatatattattttttagaattttttgtcgtcttttcttctttttaaaaAGTTCTTCTGTGATTTTAAAAATGTACCCTCTTTCCAAATAGTGTGTCGAAATTTGAGTGGTTGGAATTTATCCAATTTAATTCTATAATTTTGTTTTCGGAAAAAATCACAATGCAATTCAAGTGATTTCGATTTTCAGAGTGATTTCAATTTTCACTACCTACCTACTCACCAAAACATTTTTCACGTGACAATATATTCAAAAACGGTAAAAGTTCATACGTGGAGCAAGGTGGGAATAGATAGCCCAGCTATAAATAGTGGTGAAAGAATAATAGTCACTCACACAGCCCAAACATTTTCACCACCACTACTACTACTCTTCTTTCTTTCTACACAGTCCTTTTTCACTCTGTAATATTACAAGCCTAGCTTCAAAGGCTTCTTTAGCCACCAAACATGGCAAGTATTCTCCTGTCCGGTGTGAGTAAGGTCGTCTCGACTGTCCAGAAACACACCGAGCCCGACCTCAACTTGTTCTCCATGACTGACCAAAAAATACTTGACCTCATTTACGCTACTCATGTCCATGCCGATGAGTCTTTTGACGAggactctctcttcctcatagTCGAAAACGTCCTCAAGCGCGCTACTCAAATCGTTGACAAAGTTGTTcaggtataatatatataatatatccaCGGTtccatttttcttgtatttatacatatatttatataagtgtGTGTATGTAACATTGCGATTGATGTATTACAGGGTAGCCAAGTTCATGTGGAGAACTTAGAGGACAGATTCCCCAGCAATGCTAATTTCACTGTGCCCTTGTGCACACTTAAAAGTATCGGCTCTGAGGTAACATTTATACTACTCATTAGTTGTGTGTATGTttgaatgtaatatatatatatatgtttgtaaTTTGTTTATGGGGTATTTTTCAGCTTTCGTGCAAGGCTCCTGGTGAGAAAGTTGCCCACGAAGCAACACTGGCTATTCTCGGCAAGCTTTCGAACTACTCGTGGGAAGCCAAGGCAGTGCTAACGCTGGCTGCCTTTGCCTTAGAGTTTGGGGACTTTTGGCTCCTGGCCCAGCACCAGCAAACAGATCAACTCGCCAAATCTTTGGCTATACTGAGGAAAGTGCCGGTGCTCATCAAGCCAGCTGAGCTTCAAAAGCGTCGTCAAGCTATTCTTGAGCTCAACAATCTGATCAAAACCACCATGCAAGTCATTGGCCTGTTTGACGAGTTTGAGAAGCTCTCTAATACTTATGACCCTAAAGACGTTACTGGTTTGGCTGTTGCCTTGGACCACCTTCCTGTCGATGTCTACTGGTGCATTGTCACTATTGTGGCTTGCTCGACAAAGATCTGCACCCTCATAAGTGAAGAGTATGGCTGCTTATTTGTATGCTCAACTAGTTTTCATagtattaattatagttatccATCTCAACAGTCATATTTAAATTAAGTGCATGGTTAATTTTTTTACCTAGGGAGAAGCCACAGGATCTAGCACCGTACTCTCAGAAAGTGCATTACATCCTCAACAAGATCAAGATACAGCTCATATTCTGCAGAAAGCAAATAGGTTTGAATGCTTATCTATGCTATGAATGCTTTTTTAGTTAACTAGCTCTTGAGACTAGGATAACTGTGAGTTGTTCTATTAATTACTTGTTTGTAGTGTCGAGCTTTATTAATTAAGGAGgatgaataatttattattaattatatacagATGAGGCAGAGAGTTACAGGAGGCTGTGGAAACTGTTCAAAACTCCAACTGAGATCATGGAGATTTTCAAGGCCTTGGTCTTTACTAAAGGCACTGTTCATCCTCTTATTGACGGTTCAACTAACAAAACGGTATTTATTGCTCTGTTTTGCCAACATCTATATTTACTGCtccatttattatttataaatttcatGGGTGTAATTATTGCTTAGTATTATCTTACAAAACTCATTATTCTTATAAAGGAAAACCTTGTTTTACCTGGGTTGTATATTTGCTAGTTTCTGATTGATTGATTCTTGAAATAATTAAACAGGTTCAAATCGAAGTTCTGAGGAGAAAGAATTTGCTGCTGTACATCACAGGCCTGGACATCACCGAAGAAGACATTACTGTTCTCAAACCTATTTATGAAGTTACAAGGAAAGACGATAAGTTCAAGATTGTATGGATTCCTGTTGTGGAGCAGTGGACTGAGGAGCTGAAGAAAAAGTTCGAAAGCATTAGAGTCAAGATGCCGTGGTATGTCGTTCAGTACTTCTCACCCATTGCAGGCTTAAAGTTCATCAAGCAAGAATGGAACTATAAGGGCAAGCCTACTCTAGTTGTGCTAAACCCTCAAGGGAAAATTGAAAACTACAATGCTCTTCACCTCATTCGTGTATGGGGAGTTAAGGCCTTTCCTTTCAACAAAACTGTCGAAGAAGAGATATCCAAGGAGCTCACCTGGATTGGTCCTTTGGTTCACGACATCCACCCCAGTATTCCGGCTTGGGTATATTATTATAGCTCTTTTATTTGAGCtacatattttcttattatttttttttgaataaataatttattgattATGGTTTGATTTGAACAGGTCAAAGAAGAGAAATATATCTTTTTCTATGGAGGGAAAGACAACGACTGGATCCAACAGTTCACTAAGAGAGCCACTCAGCTTATAAACGACCCCTTCATCAAGGACACCTTGAAGATCAAGATTGAGTTGTTCTGTGTTGGAAAAACAGCCAAAGGAGGAGAAGACCATGGCATCTTAGGCAAGTTCTGGACCGGAATAGAGAGCTTGTTCTTCACCAAGGCTCACAAACAAGCTGTGGACCCCGTGACCCAAGAGATCCAGAAGCTGCTTTCCTACAAGAACGAGAATGGATGGGCTGTGCTCACCAAAGGATCTACTGTCGTGGTCACTGGCCATGGTTTCACCATCCTTAGGGTTTTGGAGGAGTTTGACAGGTGGAAGGACTTTGCCAAGGACAGAAGTTTCGAGGTTATTTTCAAGGAGTACCATAGCAAGGTTATCCAGTCTGTTCGCCATTGCTGCCGCCTTGAGTTGCCGACCGTTGCTGGAAAGGCTCCGGATGTGATGCAATGCCCAGAATGCCCTCGCACCATGGAGACTTTTGTTAGCTACAAGTGTTGCCACATCGATGGTCCTACTGCTGGACATTGATACACGTGGCTTTCTCTCTTTCTAACACGTATGGTGCTACTAGTGCTATGGTCAACTTACTTCTACGGCTGGGTACTGTGACTGAGTGTCTCTTTGAGTACTGttgtttttcctttttctttttctaggaTGTGGAACTTTGTTTTGTTAATTTGGTGTTGTGTGATGATATCTATCTAATAGTGCTATGATATAGTGCTAGTTAAATAATGTATTTGGGTATTCAATATTACTATATGGACTGATATGTGATTTGATGCCTAAAGTATGTTTTTAGTTTTCGTGTTCTTCTAATGGTTGTTTTATGTAGTAATATGTTTAATTATTACCTCTGGCATTAATTAGTAATGAGCAAAACAAGTATGGATTTCTTCTGTACTTGCGAGCAAGACAAAATAAATTGACATGGCCAGTATtatattatatctatatatttatatagatatgagaattatgtatatataattatcatattttatattttggaagAAAAGTAGTATATATGGCGTATAAAGTACTTTAGGAACACTTTTCAGCTATACACttcttataaatattaataaacccCTCACTATCTCCTTTCTTTACTCCATTTaacattttcttctttttcatttCTCTTCTAGAGAAACACCTcttcatttcttttttattattaatatctataaatacataACAAGAATTATTCTACAtctcttattttgttttttttttttctgtacaATCAACGGTTTGCTTTTGAAAATTTTGTGacttgtatatttatttatttatttgcttaaaagaatatttttgggctattttcaaaattatgagaaaaaaaaaatagaaagtttATGAGATGACAAGTATATTAATTTACTACACTTTATTAgtcaatgacattattatttgtttaagaTTTTACTTATTTCTTTTAATGTCATTtgctcattttttatttttatttcaaatttaccACAAAGTTATTTcccatttttaaaaaataacacaacataaaaataattcaaataaacataaattttattagtttttaaaaatatattatattgaactagttttattttagattttatatatttatatatatacatgttgaCCTTAGATTTGGTCAACTAGCAGTGGAATCTTATTTATGTTCGGAATCACCACGTGTAAACACTTAAATAAAAGGACACAACAATTTTATAAAGGTTTGACCACTTTAGTTAGCGGGTGACAACTTACttcccttttagttgtattgatatGAGAGACAATACCACTCAGATCACAAGTATTGTGAGTTCTAGAGTGGCTCTCTTTGAATTATAATAGTGAGAATGTGAGACAGATCTCAAGTATATGAGATGAGAGAGACTTAGTCTCTACTACACTGCAGGTGGCGTGTAGGAGAGAGTGCTAGGGTTCCAACTCAAGAGCTTTAGAATCAGAACTTAGAGATTAGCCCATGAGGTTTAGCATAATGCTCTTTATATAGAAGAGAACTTACAGAAGATCTAAGCTAAAATAGGTTGATATTCCTTAAAAAGAGGAGATATCACCTATTTGTtacatattaaatatataagaaaataaccCATTAATTATTCCTAAAGAATAGATAAATAATTGAAGTTGAACCCCTACTTTTTTGGGTTGTTGAAGTCAATTCGTAGCTGAGAGTGCCCGTCCAGGTTTAAAGCTGCAGAGACACCGAAAGTGTCTGCTAGAAGAGGAGTTGGTCGGCCTACCATCTGCTGGAGGCTGTTTGGCCTATGCTGTATTAGGGTGAGCCTGGGGTGGTCCAGCTAGACCCCCCTTGTTGGC is a genomic window of Cannabis sativa cultivar Pink pepper isolate KNU-18-1 chromosome 9, ASM2916894v1, whole genome shotgun sequence containing:
- the LOC115723346 gene encoding protein SIEVE ELEMENT OCCLUSION B; its protein translation is MASILLSGVSKVVSTVQKHTEPDLNLFSMTDQKILDLIYATHVHADESFDEDSLFLIVENVLKRATQIVDKVVQGSQVHVENLEDRFPSNANFTVPLCTLKSIGSELSCKAPGEKVAHEATLAILGKLSNYSWEAKAVLTLAAFALEFGDFWLLAQHQQTDQLAKSLAILRKVPVLIKPAELQKRRQAILELNNLIKTTMQVIGLFDEFEKLSNTYDPKDVTGLAVALDHLPVDVYWCIVTIVACSTKICTLISEEEKPQDLAPYSQKVHYILNKIKIQLIFCRKQIDEAESYRRLWKLFKTPTEIMEIFKALVFTKGTVHPLIDGSTNKTVQIEVLRRKNLLLYITGLDITEEDITVLKPIYEVTRKDDKFKIVWIPVVEQWTEELKKKFESIRVKMPWYVVQYFSPIAGLKFIKQEWNYKGKPTLVVLNPQGKIENYNALHLIRVWGVKAFPFNKTVEEEISKELTWIGPLVHDIHPSIPAWVKEEKYIFFYGGKDNDWIQQFTKRATQLINDPFIKDTLKIKIELFCVGKTAKGGEDHGILGKFWTGIESLFFTKAHKQAVDPVTQEIQKLLSYKNENGWAVLTKGSTVVVTGHGFTILRVLEEFDRWKDFAKDRSFEVIFKEYHSKVIQSVRHCCRLELPTVAGKAPDVMQCPECPRTMETFVSYKCCHIDGPTAGH